Proteins from one Ketobacter alkanivorans genomic window:
- a CDS encoding NADH:flavin oxidoreductase — protein MSLQAPSKSVSTLFRPFQCKSLELRNRIIMAPMTRNMSPGFVPNDDVVAYYRRRAENNVGLIITEGTTVGQVASNGYPGVPAFHGEEALAGWKKVVDAVHAAGGKIAPQLWHVGTVRKAGVAPNPDVPGMGPSGITSAGKYKAHAMTEQEVQDCIDAFAQAAADAERIGCDAIEIHGAHGYLIDQFFWEVTNERTDRWGGSFEKRSQFAIDIVKAVRARVSPDFPVIFRFSQWKQQDYTARLAPTPELLTQFLLPLSEAGVDIFHASQRRFWEPEFEGSDLNLAGWTKEITGKPSISVGSVGLNVDFLEGTLSATPMDSIGQRGIDELLARMEKGEFDLIGVGRALLQDPEWVVKVEQGRFDELADFDRASIGKLY, from the coding sequence ATGAGCCTGCAGGCCCCGTCCAAGTCGGTTTCCACCTTATTTAGACCTTTCCAGTGCAAATCATTGGAGCTGCGCAATCGAATCATTATGGCTCCCATGACGCGCAATATGTCGCCGGGCTTCGTACCCAATGACGATGTTGTAGCATACTACCGACGTCGGGCCGAGAACAATGTGGGCCTGATTATTACTGAAGGCACTACGGTTGGCCAGGTTGCCTCTAATGGTTATCCCGGTGTACCTGCTTTTCATGGTGAAGAGGCGTTGGCCGGTTGGAAAAAAGTCGTGGATGCCGTGCATGCTGCCGGTGGCAAAATCGCCCCGCAACTTTGGCATGTCGGGACGGTGCGAAAAGCAGGCGTTGCCCCCAACCCCGATGTGCCGGGCATGGGGCCCTCTGGCATCACCTCGGCAGGCAAGTACAAAGCCCACGCCATGACCGAGCAAGAAGTGCAGGATTGCATCGATGCCTTTGCTCAAGCCGCAGCGGATGCCGAACGCATAGGTTGTGATGCTATTGAGATCCACGGTGCTCACGGCTACCTGATCGACCAGTTCTTTTGGGAGGTCACTAACGAGCGCACCGATCGCTGGGGTGGCTCATTCGAGAAGCGCAGCCAGTTCGCCATCGACATCGTGAAGGCGGTGCGGGCGCGGGTTAGCCCTGACTTTCCGGTGATCTTCCGCTTTTCTCAGTGGAAGCAACAAGACTACACCGCACGCTTGGCGCCAACACCGGAATTGCTGACGCAATTTTTGTTACCCCTGTCAGAAGCCGGTGTGGACATTTTTCACGCCAGCCAGCGTCGCTTTTGGGAGCCTGAATTTGAAGGCTCCGATCTGAACCTGGCAGGTTGGACCAAGGAGATCACCGGTAAGCCTTCTATTTCTGTCGGCAGTGTAGGCCTTAACGTAGACTTTTTGGAAGGCACGCTCTCTGCCACCCCGATGGACAGCATTGGTCAGCGCGGCATCGACGAATTGCTGGCGCGCATGGAAAAAGGTGAGTTTGATCTGATCGGCGTAGGCCGTGCGCTGCTGCAGGATCCTGAATGGGTGGTGAAAGTAGAGCAGGGCCGGTTTGATGAGCTTGCAGACTTTGATCGGGCTTCGATTGGCAAGTTGTATTGA
- a CDS encoding sensor histidine kinase, whose translation MSNGTLPKVKAWYKRQQQFAALYTQLLISAFFVLLIVLFLWSADHFWETTQQPRLYKAAETQAQVLAESQSAVLVATLERTPVALLPAALRETVQKMLIVEDPAIGERFIRQLTLQIDYSTIAVEEGSLDLIEGEPNCNACFRTDILLTNDTGDILGVAGFSISGGYYQSLIAEMKPRLFAESSTVLILVLIIWVMVSVIFHRLHAAKRVVEASDQAKTRFMANVTHELRTPLNAILGYTQLYKQDSQLMQKHRQGIETIDRSADHLLLLINDILEFSRANEESMTLHPAEIDLANFLITLVEMIRVKAQLQGLEFHYHFDEVLPVTIVADEKRLRQVLLNLLSNAVKFTEQGSITFRVQKLSDRANGLARLRFSVEDTGIGINRKQLRDIFIPFHQLDNAITRAEGTGLGLAISQRFLTIMDANLQVASKVDEGSAFWFNIDVPAQGQQSTTALLEGTGTRPLTYPDPAWIQQLKEQAKRHNVLGIRNLISELQQQGQHEDFLHRIQPFVQQYRFKQLLEWLDQQGQ comes from the coding sequence ATGAGTAATGGAACCCTACCCAAGGTAAAAGCCTGGTATAAACGCCAACAACAGTTCGCCGCGTTATACACCCAACTGTTGATCAGTGCTTTTTTCGTTCTTCTGATTGTGCTGTTTCTGTGGTCTGCCGATCACTTCTGGGAAACCACCCAACAGCCCCGCCTGTATAAAGCCGCCGAAACCCAGGCCCAGGTCTTGGCGGAATCCCAATCCGCTGTGCTGGTTGCCACCCTGGAGCGCACACCGGTGGCATTGTTGCCTGCCGCGCTCCGAGAAACCGTGCAAAAAATGCTGATTGTGGAAGACCCCGCTATCGGCGAGCGCTTTATCCGTCAGCTTACCCTGCAAATTGATTACAGCACCATTGCCGTGGAAGAAGGAAGCTTAGACCTGATCGAGGGTGAGCCCAACTGCAATGCTTGCTTTCGTACCGATATCCTCCTCACCAACGATACAGGCGATATCCTGGGGGTAGCCGGGTTCAGCATCAGCGGCGGCTACTATCAATCACTGATTGCCGAAATGAAACCCCGCCTGTTTGCCGAATCCAGTACTGTGCTGATTCTGGTGCTGATCATCTGGGTCATGGTGTCGGTGATCTTTCACCGCCTGCACGCCGCCAAACGGGTGGTGGAGGCATCCGACCAAGCCAAAACCCGCTTTATGGCCAATGTGACCCATGAACTCCGAACGCCCTTGAATGCGATTTTAGGCTATACCCAACTTTACAAGCAGGATAGCCAGTTGATGCAAAAACATCGACAAGGCATCGAAACCATCGATCGCAGCGCGGATCATCTATTGCTTTTGATCAACGACATTCTGGAGTTCTCTCGCGCCAATGAAGAATCCATGACGCTTCACCCCGCCGAAATTGACCTGGCGAATTTTCTCATCACGCTGGTGGAAATGATCCGAGTGAAGGCGCAGCTGCAAGGGCTTGAATTTCACTATCACTTTGATGAGGTATTGCCAGTCACGATCGTAGCCGACGAAAAACGGCTCCGGCAGGTGTTACTGAATCTACTCAGTAACGCAGTTAAGTTCACCGAACAGGGTTCCATTACGTTTCGCGTGCAAAAACTATCAGACCGCGCTAACGGGCTGGCCCGGTTGCGTTTCAGCGTGGAAGATACCGGTATCGGCATCAACCGTAAGCAACTGCGGGATATCTTTATTCCCTTCCATCAGTTGGATAACGCCATTACTCGGGCAGAAGGTACCGGGCTGGGGCTGGCCATCAGTCAGCGTTTTCTCACCATCATGGATGCCAATCTGCAGGTTGCCAGTAAAGTGGATGAAGGCAGCGCCTTTTGGTTTAACATCGATGTTCCCGCGCAGGGGCAGCAATCCACGACGGCCCTGCTGGAGGGCACCGGCACTAGGCCGCTGACTTACCCCGACCCTGCCTGGATACAACAGCTCAAGGAGCAAGCCAAACGGCACAACGTCCTGGGTATCCGTAACCTCATTAGCGAATTGCAACAGCAGGGTCAGCATGAGGATTTTCTACATCGGATTCAGCCCTTCGTGCAGCAATACCGTTTTAAGCAATTGCTGGAATGGCTGGATCAGCAGGGGCAATGA
- the rapA gene encoding RNA polymerase-associated protein RapA, with the protein MSEQVFHVGQRWSNTAETDLGIGIVTQVDERIVTLFFPNTEELRNYAQANAPLTRLEFHPRDMIETDDGTNYRVLTRHEEEGLYFYEAQSDDGEVKILCESQVQGSSSMPEPLKRLLQGHFEHYKTFGMRVKTWQLHSQYDQHPAKGFMGPRVDPIPHQFHIAQTVAKHSQARVMLADEVGLGKTIEAGLIAHQLLISGKVNRIIILVPDSLVHQWLVEMRRRFNMPVRVLDNDQCEALCEQQDTDNPFMYEQLVLCSIQFLLSNQRWAEAAMDSPWDLLIVDEAHHLAWQPDAPSPAYSMVEEFSLKAKSLLLLTATPEKEGPESHFAQLHLLDPLRYQDLPRFMEQQAKFNDIALIAEHLIDHESLTADQLNQLKQLLNDASSLSLIEQLEHNKADSHAATTLATRLLDRHGTGRALFRNTRASISGFPQRELTRVRLKSPQAYQDLALSGFEDQLYPETHLPEAEWIAQDTRVEWLLDILKKNRSSKFLVICHHKNTACALQAHLHFKGGIQCSAFHEDLSLIERDRSAAWFASEEDGAQALICSEIGSEGRNFQFCHNLVMFDLPASIDLLEQRIGRLDRIGQKNDIQIYTPYLAETHQQNLLTWYDEGFNAFIKTESSHSVVFENLNQEFKAVISQDDEAALDALIDTTQQRIAELHERFVHGRNRLLEIHSRGDDSVEPLIEAVIGSDNDPHLKDYMEGVFNTYGVDEEDLSDDIVLIRPGTSLEHSSFPNLPEDGFSATYDRAVALGREDIEFISWDHPMVRNAMDMIITSGKGSSVMSLLKNKQIKEGTLLLEALFIVECPAPAELQLGQLLPATPVRLLLDQAGRDISAAVTTDALDKQLKRVKGDLITPMLKEIQDPVLAMLGKGNELMEARKQDMVEKAQAAFQSYWESEKQRLQALGNPADNAKALQDVDKRLQKGQELLAKNSQYRLDGIRIMITIS; encoded by the coding sequence ATGAGCGAACAGGTTTTTCACGTCGGCCAACGCTGGTCCAACACCGCTGAAACCGACTTGGGGATAGGCATTGTCACCCAGGTGGACGAGCGCATCGTCACCCTATTCTTCCCCAACACCGAAGAATTACGCAATTACGCCCAGGCCAATGCCCCTCTCACCCGGTTGGAATTTCACCCGAGAGACATGATCGAGACCGATGACGGCACCAACTATCGGGTACTGACGCGCCATGAAGAAGAAGGCCTCTACTTCTATGAGGCGCAAAGTGACGACGGCGAAGTTAAAATACTGTGCGAAAGCCAGGTACAGGGCAGCAGCAGTATGCCAGAACCCTTGAAGCGACTGTTACAAGGGCACTTTGAGCACTACAAAACCTTCGGTATGCGCGTGAAAACCTGGCAGCTTCACTCACAATACGACCAGCACCCCGCCAAAGGCTTCATGGGGCCTCGGGTCGATCCGATTCCGCACCAATTCCACATCGCACAAACCGTCGCCAAACACTCACAGGCGCGGGTCATGCTGGCCGATGAAGTGGGCTTGGGCAAAACCATTGAGGCAGGCCTGATCGCTCACCAGCTGCTCATCAGCGGCAAGGTCAACCGCATCATCATACTGGTGCCTGACTCTCTGGTGCATCAATGGCTGGTGGAAATGCGCCGCCGCTTCAATATGCCGGTGCGAGTGCTGGACAACGATCAATGCGAAGCGCTCTGCGAGCAGCAGGATACCGACAACCCGTTTATGTACGAGCAGTTGGTACTGTGCTCCATCCAGTTCCTGCTGAGCAACCAGCGCTGGGCCGAAGCCGCCATGGATTCCCCCTGGGATCTGCTGATCGTGGACGAAGCCCACCACCTTGCATGGCAACCGGATGCACCCAGCCCCGCCTATTCCATGGTGGAAGAGTTCAGCCTTAAGGCAAAGAGCCTCCTGCTGCTGACGGCAACACCAGAAAAAGAAGGCCCCGAAAGCCATTTTGCCCAACTGCACCTGCTGGATCCGCTGCGCTATCAGGATCTGCCCCGCTTTATGGAGCAGCAAGCCAAGTTTAACGACATCGCCCTGATTGCCGAGCACCTGATCGACCACGAAAGCCTCACGGCCGACCAGCTCAACCAGTTGAAGCAACTGCTGAACGACGCCTCCAGCCTCAGCCTGATCGAACAACTGGAACACAACAAAGCTGACAGCCACGCAGCCACTACCCTAGCCACCCGCCTGCTGGATCGACACGGCACCGGACGCGCCCTGTTCCGTAACACCCGCGCCAGCATCAGCGGCTTCCCCCAGCGAGAGCTGACCCGTGTCCGCCTGAAGAGCCCACAGGCCTATCAGGATCTGGCGTTGAGCGGCTTTGAGGATCAGCTGTACCCGGAAACACACCTACCCGAGGCAGAGTGGATCGCCCAGGATACCCGCGTCGAATGGCTGCTGGACATCCTCAAAAAGAACCGCAGCAGCAAGTTCCTGGTGATCTGTCATCACAAGAACACCGCCTGCGCCTTACAGGCTCACCTGCATTTCAAAGGCGGCATCCAGTGCAGCGCCTTCCACGAAGACCTGAGCCTGATTGAACGCGATCGCAGCGCCGCCTGGTTCGCATCCGAAGAAGACGGCGCCCAAGCCCTGATCTGCTCCGAAATTGGCAGCGAAGGCCGCAACTTCCAATTCTGTCATAACCTGGTGATGTTCGATCTACCGGCCAGTATCGACCTGCTGGAGCAGCGCATCGGCCGACTGGATCGTATCGGTCAGAAAAACGACATCCAGATCTACACCCCCTACCTGGCCGAAACCCATCAGCAAAACCTGCTGACCTGGTATGACGAAGGCTTCAACGCGTTTATCAAAACCGAATCCTCCCACAGCGTCGTGTTTGAAAACCTCAACCAGGAGTTCAAAGCGGTCATTAGCCAAGACGACGAAGCGGCTCTGGATGCGTTGATCGACACCACCCAGCAACGCATTGCTGAACTGCATGAGCGTTTTGTCCACGGCCGCAATCGCCTGCTGGAAATCCATTCCCGCGGTGACGACAGCGTAGAACCGCTGATTGAAGCCGTGATCGGCAGCGACAACGATCCGCACCTGAAAGATTACATGGAAGGCGTATTCAACACCTACGGCGTTGACGAAGAAGACCTGTCGGACGACATCGTACTGATTCGCCCTGGCACCTCGCTGGAACACAGCAGCTTTCCCAACTTGCCAGAAGACGGCTTCAGCGCAACCTACGACCGCGCAGTGGCACTGGGTCGGGAAGACATCGAATTCATCAGCTGGGATCACCCCATGGTGCGCAACGCCATGGACATGATCATCACCAGCGGCAAAGGCAGCTCCGTCATGAGCCTGCTGAAAAACAAACAAATAAAAGAAGGCACACTCCTGCTGGAAGCCCTCTTTATCGTGGAATGCCCCGCCCCCGCTGAGCTGCAACTGGGTCAACTGCTGCCGGCAACCCCAGTGCGCCTGCTGCTGGATCAAGCTGGCCGCGACATCAGCGCCGCCGTCACCACCGATGCCCTCGACAAACAACTCAAGCGCGTCAAAGGCGACCTGATCACCCCCATGCTGAAGGAAATTCAAGATCCGGTTCTGGCCATGCTCGGCAAAGGCAACGAACTCATGGAAGCGCGCAAACAGGACATGGTGGAGAAAGCCCAAGCCGCCTTCCAGAGCTATTGGGAGAGCGAAAAGCAACGCCTGCAAGCCCTGGGCAACCCGGCAGACAACGCAAAAGCCCTACAGGACGTCGACAAGCGCCTGCAAAAAGGGCAGGAGCTGCTGGCCAAGAACAGCCAATATCGGCTGGATGGCATTCGCATCATGATCACCATCTCTTGA
- a CDS encoding carboxylesterase/lipase family protein, with amino-acid sequence MSVSVNTPCGEIIGLQCEGYQEFRGIPYAEQPIGVARFKAPEPLLPFDEPFKAERFGDSAPQDKIPLFGINHTSEDCLYLNIWTPASDDKKRPVMVWIHGGGYLTGSGSQLIYNGRSLAMSGDVVVISINYRLGALGFLYLNDLISADHGISANNGLLDQIEALRWVRNNIASFGGDPGDITLFGESAGAMSIATLLACPTAQGLFQRAILQSGGADQVLTRDEATQMARKFLEVTDIDPAHPEKLWQLSPDQIVKAQRQLAKMSFDRGIYNQEVRQTGMTLLPVVEGNILPQTPLSAIKNGDAKHIPLMVGCTRDEWNLFIKMPGAEGLFSQDNVNDIEKLDLIKQMEQSLPGMGERAANLYEKLVQQNKQNGTLADVYSAFESDRMFRIPSLRMAEAQSDHTDSVYMFQFNWDKGGFGACHASDIPFVFGCTEHPAGQFLCGTHEAAAKLSTHVQNCWIAFARSSDPSTDGVGKWQAFDRENPVVMCFDEVCELKTDPFSDSADLWEGVL; translated from the coding sequence ATGTCGGTGAGTGTGAACACGCCTTGTGGCGAAATTATCGGATTGCAGTGTGAAGGTTATCAGGAATTTCGCGGTATCCCCTATGCGGAACAGCCGATTGGCGTTGCTCGCTTTAAGGCTCCGGAACCACTACTGCCGTTCGATGAGCCCTTTAAGGCGGAGCGCTTTGGTGATTCGGCCCCCCAGGACAAAATCCCCCTGTTTGGCATCAACCACACCAGTGAAGACTGCCTCTATCTCAACATCTGGACCCCGGCCAGCGACGACAAAAAGCGCCCGGTCATGGTGTGGATTCATGGCGGCGGCTACCTGACCGGCTCCGGCTCGCAGCTGATCTACAACGGCCGCAGCCTGGCGATGAGTGGTGATGTGGTGGTGATCTCCATTAACTATCGTCTGGGGGCACTGGGCTTTCTCTACCTGAATGACTTAATCAGCGCCGACCACGGCATCAGCGCCAATAATGGGCTGCTGGATCAGATTGAAGCCTTACGCTGGGTGCGCAACAACATTGCCAGCTTCGGTGGCGACCCAGGCGACATCACCCTGTTCGGAGAATCCGCCGGAGCCATGTCCATCGCCACCCTGCTGGCCTGCCCCACGGCCCAAGGCCTGTTCCAACGCGCCATCCTGCAAAGCGGCGGAGCCGACCAGGTACTGACCCGGGATGAAGCCACCCAAATGGCCCGCAAGTTTCTGGAAGTCACCGACATTGACCCCGCCCACCCCGAGAAACTGTGGCAGCTGTCACCGGATCAGATCGTAAAAGCCCAACGACAACTTGCCAAAATGTCGTTTGATCGTGGCATTTACAATCAGGAAGTGCGCCAGACCGGCATGACCCTGCTGCCCGTGGTCGAAGGCAATATCCTGCCGCAGACGCCCTTATCCGCCATCAAAAACGGCGATGCCAAGCACATTCCCCTGATGGTGGGCTGTACCCGTGACGAATGGAATCTGTTTATCAAAATGCCCGGTGCCGAAGGCCTGTTCTCCCAGGACAACGTAAATGACATCGAAAAGCTGGATCTGATCAAGCAAATGGAACAAAGCCTGCCCGGCATGGGCGAGCGCGCTGCCAATCTGTATGAAAAGCTGGTGCAGCAAAACAAACAGAACGGCACCCTGGCGGATGTGTATAGCGCCTTTGAAAGCGACCGCATGTTCCGCATTCCCTCCCTGCGTATGGCAGAAGCCCAAAGCGATCATACCGACAGCGTCTACATGTTCCAGTTCAACTGGGACAAAGGCGGCTTTGGCGCCTGTCATGCCAGTGACATCCCCTTCGTCTTCGGCTGTACGGAACACCCTGCAGGCCAGTTCCTGTGCGGCACCCATGAAGCCGCAGCCAAGCTCAGTACCCACGTGCAAAACTGCTGGATCGCGTTCGCACGCTCATCCGACCCCAGCACCGACGGCGTCGGCAAATGGCAGGCCTTTGACCGTGAGAACCCGGTGGTGATGTGCTTTGATGAGGTGTGCGAGCTGAAGACCGATCCCTTTTCAGACTCGGCCGATTTATGGGAGGGGGTTTTGTAA